Genomic window (Granulicella arctica):
AGGATGGCAGTTCCGTGCAGGGCATTCTCGTGACCAAGCAGCCTTCGCCTGATGCCGCAAACATTCCATGGCTGCTTCTAAAAGCAACGAAACCGCAGCGGGCAGGACTCCTGACCAGCGTAGAAATGATCCGCAGGTCGGACACCAAGGGCGGTATCGCACCAACTACTGGTTGCGACGCCACCCACAAAGGGGATCTTGTCAGGGTTCCTTACTCTGCAACTTATACGTTCTACAGCTCTAAAGCCGCCACCAAGTAGCAGACGTGCTGCCTCTGTCGCAGAGAGCGGACGCTACACATCACGGCTTTAGGCGCAACGAGCATAAAAAGGGGAGACCGATTGGTCTCCCCTTTCTTACGCAACGCAGCTATTTGGCTGCAAGTTCCTTGACGCCAGCCTGCTCCTTGAGGAGTGCGGCCTTATCCGTGTTCTCCCACGTGAAACCCTCACCTTTACGACCAAAGTGGCCGTATGCGGCGGTCGCCTTGAAGATCGGCTTACGCAGATCGAGACTCTCGATAATGCCTTTCGGAGTCAGGGAGAAGTTCTTCCGTACTAGCTCCTCGAGCTTGGCCTCGTCTACCTTGCCGGTACCAAAGGTCTCAACCAGGACGCTTACCGGCTCTGCAACGCCGATTGCATAGGCAAGCTGGACTTCGCATCGATCCGCGAGCTCCGCGGCGACGATGTTCTTTGCAACGTAGCGCGCC
Coding sequences:
- a CDS encoding DUF3455 domain-containing protein; this translates as MRSFLLLLAAIWALPIAASAQASDATLPQANQQAVLTVQGRGAQIYGCQPIGATFQWVFQAPVARLFDDKNVEVGTHADGPTWTLQDGSSVQGILVTKQPSPDAANIPWLLLKATKPQRAGLLTSVEMIRRSDTKGGIAPTTGCDATHKGDLVRVPYSATYTFYSSKAATK